One Sporomusaceae bacterium ACPt DNA window includes the following coding sequences:
- the sepF_2 gene encoding Cell division protein SepF, whose product MALGLIDKLANFLIPVEEEVTMPEKAMPVEKDVAQYDNERRPKLKVHSQQAENLKVVVDLPTCFDDVQKYADYLKANTAVVVNYQQVDGATQQRMGDFLNGVCYIMGGSVQRISSQVVLYVYANIEVDKKLFAYSVPTYVRVKNEL is encoded by the coding sequence GTGGCGCTTGGATTAATTGACAAATTGGCAAATTTTCTTATACCGGTTGAAGAAGAAGTGACAATGCCGGAGAAAGCAATGCCTGTTGAAAAAGATGTAGCACAATATGATAATGAACGCCGCCCTAAACTAAAGGTTCACAGTCAGCAAGCAGAAAATTTGAAAGTAGTTGTTGATTTGCCAACATGTTTCGACGATGTTCAGAAATATGCAGATTATTTGAAAGCAAACACCGCGGTAGTTGTAAATTATCAGCAGGTTGATGGCGCGACCCAGCAGCGGATGGGTGACTTTTTAAATGGAGTCTGTTACATTATGGGCGGCAGTGTGCAACGGATTTCATCCCAGGTGGTGCTCTATGTTTATGCTAATATCGAAGTTGATAAAAAACTGTTTGCCTATTCAGTACCCACGTATGTTCGCGTAAAAAATGAGTTGTAA